From Streptomyces sp. NBC_00370, a single genomic window includes:
- a CDS encoding cupin domain-containing protein yields MSYPKQVYYGDGGEVSAKFRSADTPPDLGTAEEGGYYYLATTATTRGEFGLYRVVMGARSGGPKTHYHKTISESFYVLDGTLRLYDGTQWIEGKKGDFLHVPQGGLHAFRNDSDSLTEMLLLFTPGAPREEYFEGLAQLADATDQERAEFFVKHDSYFVE; encoded by the coding sequence ATGTCATATCCGAAGCAGGTGTACTACGGCGACGGCGGAGAAGTCAGCGCCAAGTTCCGCTCCGCGGACACACCGCCGGACCTCGGCACGGCCGAGGAGGGCGGCTACTACTACCTGGCGACCACAGCCACCACCCGAGGTGAGTTCGGGCTCTACCGCGTGGTGATGGGTGCGCGGTCGGGCGGTCCGAAAACCCACTACCACAAGACCATCTCGGAATCGTTCTACGTTCTCGACGGCACCCTCCGGCTCTACGACGGCACGCAGTGGATCGAGGGGAAGAAGGGCGACTTCCTGCACGTCCCGCAGGGCGGGCTGCACGCGTTCCGCAACGACTCCGACTCCCTGACCGAAATGCTGCTGCTCTTCACACCGGGCGCGCCCCGCGAGGAGTACTTCGAAGGTCTCGCGCAGCTGGCCGACGCCACCGACCAGGAGCGGGCCGAGTTCTTCGTGAAGCACGACTCCTACTTCGTGGAGTGA
- a CDS encoding NAD(P)/FAD-dependent oxidoreductase, with protein MREILIVGGGYAGFYTAWGLEKSLSADEARVTIVDPRPYMTYQPFLPEVMAGSVEARHAAVSMRRHLRSTRIIAGTVSEIRHADRSLTVQPVGGAAYELRYDTLVVTAGAVTRTFPIPGLAEHATGMKHVEEAVAIRDRLLTAFDQAASLPPGPQRRRLLTVTFVGGGFSGVEGFGELLSLATAMLTSYPELTFDDLSFHLVEARDRILPEVTDKPGAWVVRSLAHRGAHVHLNTQLVSAEDGHVVLSTGEEFDSALIVWAAGNASNPVTHRHTDLPVDERGLLVVRADLRVGTDALPVPDVWAAGDDAAVPDLASPVAGAHTVPNAQHAVRQGKLLAKNITADLRGGKTRPYRHSSLGVVATLGLGRGIFQYRGIVIKGFPAWLMHRGYHLLAVPSWERKIRVLAVWLTAALFGRDLVSLASVQHPRDAFVVSTDARP; from the coding sequence ATGCGCGAGATCCTCATAGTTGGCGGCGGCTACGCGGGCTTCTACACCGCCTGGGGACTGGAGAAGTCGTTGTCGGCGGACGAAGCGAGGGTCACGATCGTCGACCCGCGTCCGTACATGACCTACCAGCCCTTCCTGCCGGAGGTGATGGCCGGATCGGTCGAGGCCCGCCATGCCGCTGTGTCGATGCGCCGGCATCTGCGCTCCACCCGGATCATCGCGGGGACCGTGTCCGAGATCCGTCATGCGGACCGGTCACTCACTGTCCAGCCGGTGGGCGGAGCGGCTTACGAACTCCGCTACGACACCCTGGTGGTCACCGCCGGCGCGGTGACCCGCACCTTCCCGATTCCGGGGCTCGCCGAGCACGCAACCGGCATGAAGCACGTCGAAGAGGCGGTGGCCATCAGGGATCGCCTGCTGACGGCCTTCGACCAGGCCGCGTCGTTGCCGCCCGGTCCGCAGCGGCGAAGGCTCCTCACGGTCACCTTCGTGGGCGGCGGGTTCTCCGGTGTCGAGGGTTTCGGCGAACTGCTCTCCCTGGCAACGGCGATGCTCACGTCCTATCCGGAACTGACCTTCGACGACCTGTCGTTCCACCTGGTGGAGGCGCGGGACCGGATTCTGCCCGAGGTGACCGACAAGCCGGGAGCCTGGGTGGTGCGGTCCTTGGCACACCGTGGTGCACACGTGCACCTCAACACCCAGCTCGTCTCGGCCGAGGACGGCCACGTCGTCCTGTCCACTGGTGAGGAGTTCGACTCGGCCCTGATCGTGTGGGCCGCCGGCAACGCCTCGAACCCCGTCACGCACCGGCACACCGACCTTCCGGTCGACGAACGTGGGCTGCTCGTGGTCCGCGCCGACCTCCGCGTGGGTACGGACGCTCTTCCGGTACCGGACGTGTGGGCGGCCGGGGACGACGCCGCCGTACCCGACCTGGCCTCGCCCGTCGCGGGGGCGCACACCGTGCCCAACGCGCAGCACGCGGTACGGCAGGGCAAGCTGCTGGCGAAGAACATCACGGCGGACCTCCGCGGCGGAAAGACCCGTCCCTACCGGCACAGCAGTCTCGGAGTGGTGGCCACACTGGGCCTCGGCCGGGGAATCTTCCAGTACCGGGGAATCGTCATCAAGGGGTTCCCCGCGTGGCTGATGCACCGGGGCTACCACCTGCTGGCGGTGCCCTCGTGGGAGCGGAAGATCCGGGTGCTCGCCGTCTGGCTCACCGCCGCCCTGTTCGGACGGGACCTCGTCTCGCTGGCCTCTGTGCAGCATCCGAGGGACGCGTTCGTCGTCAGTACCGACGCACGTCCCTGA
- a CDS encoding DUF427 domain-containing protein: MTEESVLRPSLIAPIGHVEPVPRRIRGTIGGRVAFDTRRALYVWEWRAYPQWSIPVEDMAEGVLVDEGHTEDRGVASARRHGLRVGSEVRAGAAWVWADDAPEPLRGTVRFEWDALDAWFEEDEPVFVHPRSPYSRIDTRRSSSSVRVEIDGVVLADAPHCVKLYETGLPTRYYLDRGYVDLSKLRLSDTVTGCAYKGMTSSYWSFVNDGATHEDIAWAYDYPTNQATGVAGMVTFYNERVDLYVDGTLLPRTSGAAK, encoded by the coding sequence ATGACGGAAGAAAGTGTGCTGCGTCCGAGCCTGATCGCCCCGATCGGGCATGTCGAACCGGTGCCCCGGCGTATCCGGGGGACGATCGGCGGCCGGGTCGCCTTCGACACCCGACGCGCCCTGTACGTGTGGGAGTGGCGCGCCTATCCCCAGTGGAGCATCCCCGTCGAGGACATGGCCGAAGGAGTGCTCGTCGACGAGGGGCACACCGAGGACCGTGGCGTCGCCTCCGCGCGGCGACACGGTCTGCGTGTCGGGTCCGAGGTGCGTGCGGGCGCCGCGTGGGTCTGGGCGGACGACGCCCCTGAGCCGCTGCGCGGCACCGTGCGCTTCGAGTGGGACGCGCTCGACGCGTGGTTCGAGGAGGACGAGCCGGTCTTCGTCCATCCGAGGAGCCCCTACTCCCGTATCGACACCAGGCGTTCCTCCAGCAGCGTCCGCGTGGAGATCGACGGGGTCGTGCTCGCCGACGCGCCGCACTGCGTGAAGCTGTACGAGACCGGCCTGCCGACCCGGTACTACCTCGACCGCGGGTACGTCGACCTGTCGAAGCTGCGCCTTTCCGACACGGTGACGGGCTGCGCGTACAAGGGGATGACGAGCAGCTACTGGTCGTTCGTGAACGACGGTGCCACTCACGAGGACATCGCCTGGGCGTACGACTACCCCACGAACCAGGCCACCGGTGTCGCGGGCATGGTGACGTTCTACAACGAACGCGTCGACCTGTATGTCGACGGGACGCTGCTGCCGCGGACATCCGGCGCGGCCAAGTGA
- a CDS encoding DUF3099 domain-containing protein encodes MRKQNSVQVFRITGARQGLDEDVRGRQRRYVIAMSVRTVSVILAVTLWNVERPVAIVALVLGAVLPYIAVVLANAGREKAPSPMATFVPAPSHPMIAPAPHDGSVASPNQGAVAEPYAPVPPVRDVRRY; translated from the coding sequence ATCAGGAAGCAGAACAGTGTCCAGGTCTTCCGGATCACCGGAGCGAGGCAGGGACTTGACGAGGACGTGCGCGGCCGGCAGCGCCGCTATGTCATCGCCATGTCGGTGCGCACTGTTTCGGTGATCCTCGCGGTCACTCTGTGGAACGTCGAGCGGCCCGTGGCGATCGTCGCGCTCGTCCTCGGCGCCGTCCTCCCCTACATCGCCGTCGTCCTGGCCAACGCCGGTCGGGAGAAGGCCCCTTCACCCATGGCGACGTTCGTACCCGCACCCTCCCACCCGATGATCGCTCCGGCACCGCACGACGGCTCCGTGGCGTCGCCGAACCAGGGTGCCGTCGCCGAGCCGTACGCTCCCGTCCCTCCCGTCAGGGACGTGCGTCGGTACTGA
- a CDS encoding VOC family protein — MTTHSNLPAPEQGLLITHFLTVRDVETSRRFYADIFGGEVVMDENPAMVKVANSWIIMNPGGGPTPDKPDVTLEAPQDTQRVSSFLNVRVADIASFYAEAVAKGAHFLTEPLDRVAELRCYLRDPDGYLIEVGQSTGLLHGQLADPPAGS; from the coding sequence ATGACGACACACAGTAACCTGCCCGCCCCTGAACAGGGCCTGCTGATCACTCACTTCCTGACCGTTCGCGACGTGGAGACGTCACGGCGCTTCTACGCCGACATCTTCGGCGGCGAGGTCGTGATGGACGAGAACCCGGCGATGGTGAAGGTCGCCAACAGCTGGATCATCATGAACCCGGGCGGTGGCCCCACACCCGACAAGCCCGACGTCACACTGGAGGCGCCGCAGGACACACAACGGGTGTCGAGCTTCCTCAACGTGCGCGTCGCCGACATCGCCTCCTTCTACGCCGAGGCCGTCGCCAAGGGCGCCCACTTCCTCACGGAGCCGCTTGACCGCGTCGCCGAGCTGCGCTGCTACCTCCGTGACCCGGACGGTTACCTCATCGAGGTGGGCCAGTCCACCGGCCTCCTCCACGGCCAGCTGGCCGACCCCCCGGCCGGTTCCTGA